AGCTTTTCTGTACAAATCTGTTTCCATTATTTTTTGATGTGAAATATCAGAAAAAATTATTTCAAAAAGCAACTGATCTCTTTTGGTCTTAACGCTCAACCCTGATATTTCAGCCCAGAACAAGGCTCTGTTGAATGAACTGATTTGCATCTCTGTTCTGATGATCTTGTCTTCACTGACTAATTGTCTGGAAATGCGATTCCAGTCTTGTTCATCTAAAAATATCCTCATATTCTGTCTATTAACTGCTTCTTTCAAATCCTGAGCTGATTCATAACCCAGCATGACAGCCAGGGCTTTGTTTGCTTCCACAAGCACACCATCCGGAGTAAACCTGCCAAGCCCTTTCATTGTTTCCTGAAAAATGGACTCGAACCTCTGCAAGGCCTGCATAAGCTCCTGTTCATGCTCCAACTGCTTTCTAATTTCATTCCTGAGCATTTCATTGGTCCGCGAGAGATTAGAAGTTCTTTTGGCAATATCCATTTCCATCTGCAAAGTATAATCGCTCTGATATATCTTATTGTCTATTAAACTACTGATGTTCATAAACGCACAAATTGTTCCCATATGCTTTTTGCCTTTTGTGATGTGTCTGATAAAGCCCGATACATGCACAATTCGACCTGTTTTTGTTTTAACTGGAACAGCTTCAATATATTGATCGTCAGGATCTTTTTTAAATGAGGCAAATATCTGTCCCAGGGGATGCAGTTCATAAAGTGGAGATACACTCTGATATTCTCTTATATTTCTGGAAAATCCGAAAATATCATAAAAGGCCTGGTTAATAAATACAGTTTTCTCACGATCATCCAAAAGAAGTACACCTATTCCCATTTTGTCCAGGATAAACTGGGTGGATTTAAGAATAGCCGGTTTATGGCTTACTGTTAATTCAGGCGGTATTCTCTTCTTTGTGCTTTTTGACTTTAAGCCCGCTGATGTTTTCATAAAGAATATCCTTTTCATTGGGAGCATTACGCGTTTCTAAAAAATGTAAATTTTTATTGTATATTCTGCTGATTTGGGGATAAAACCAGATTGTGGAGGATTGGCACGGCTTCCTGCCCGGAGGCTTACAGCCCGGAGGGGGACTGTCCCTGGCTCCGGGATGTCCCCAATTGACTTTTCAGAAACGAGTAATGCTGCCATTATTGATGATCATTTTACTCAGTTAATCCATGGTTCAGCCCTGATCAACCAGTGTATGATGTTTATATATACTATCAGACTTTTCTACCTGCAGGACAAGCTTATACACTTCGAGATACTTTACAGATTCAATTCCCCAATGCAATTCTTCACGCACCCTGTTTATTCCGAAATTACCCATACGTTTTCTAAGTTCAGGATTACTTAGAAGAGACGTGATTTTTGCAGCAAAATCAACAATATCATTAGGCCTGGCATAAAGGGATGCATCTAAAGCAGTGCGTCTGCCTTCTGTAAGGTCGTATTGCACAATGGGTTTACCTAAAGCCATGTACTCCATTATCTTATTCATGGTAGATTTATCATTCATTTCATTGGCTATATCAGGATTAACGCATACATCCGCAGTGCACAGGACCTCTGCAAGCACATGATCGGGAACTCTCCCGGTAAAAGTCACATAATCATTAAACCCCATATCGGCGCAAAGCATTTTCAACTTCTCCAGTTCAGTACCTCCGCCAACAAGGACAAACTGAATGTCTGTGCGCTTTTTTTGTTGAATCACAATTCCCACTGCTTCCAGGAGGTGGTCCAAACCCTCCTGGCAACCCATGACACCTACATATCCCACCATATACTCCCGGCCATTTTTCCATGCCGGATTGGGAGGTACTGGTTTAAACCTTTCCAGACTTGGACCACTTCTAACCACAAACACCCTGTCTCCATCCATACCGCCTCGTTCTATGGCTATTTTTTTGTAAGATTCATTAGTGGCAATGGAATAATCTGCTGCGGAAAAGGTCATTTTCTCCAAAAGAATCATCAACCTGTAAAGCAGATCTTTACGTCCAAATTTGGCCAGATAAAGTTCAGGGTTGATGTCATGATGGTCAAATATAAACTTTTTCCCCAGCAAATATTTATAAATGATGGCTATGAGAAAAATCAAATCAGGAGGGTTGCAGGCCTGAATTACTTCAAAGCCATGTTTCTTCCAGATTCTGGCCGCAAGTATAAATTCCCAGAACAAGGCAGATGAATATTCCAACAGATACCCAGTAATACCTTTTCCTTCCAAAACAATGGGATGACGGTAAATATGAATCCCGCTCAGTTCTTCATAACTTTTCTCATATCCCCTGCCCTTGGGGCAGATAGCACAAACCTGATATCCGGCCTGCCTGAGGCTCAAACATTCCTGCCATACCCTGCGGTCAAAGGGCAGAGGCAGATTTTCTACAATAATGAGAACTGATTTTTTTTTATGATTTTTGGTACTCATATCCGTTCACCTTCTGATCTAATGCTGGCTGTGCCCACAACCCTATTTAAACAGGGATCGTTAAGTTGAGGCAATAAACGTACTATTTGTTTGTTTGGAATTTTTGCTAAGCGTCTAAAGGCTTTGAAGCTGGACATCCTGGGCATGGCTTAGCATTGGCACGTGGTGCTTTACGTTCCCCCAGTCAGGACTGCCTGCCACAGCAGCCCCGCTCAGGTCTATGAGCACCTGGTCAATAGACAGCATCTCAGGAACCTGGCTGAAGTCAGGGTCATTGTTGCCCAGGACCACTACTTGCGCATGATCCAGCACTCCGCTTATAGTAGTCACCATCAATCTTGAAATATGCGGAATTTTGTTGAGTATATAGTCCCTGTTTGCACCCATCAGGCTGGCAATGTTTACGTTTTTATCATACAGTTTAATAGAGAAACCCTTTCCAATCAGCCTTTCAATAATTTCCACCACAGGGCTTTCCCGCAAATCGTCCGTTCCAGTCTTAAAGCTGAATCCCAGGATACCGACCCTCTTTTGGCCCAGGGCAAGTATGTCATTAAGTTTCCTGTCCACAAGAGCTTTATTGCTGGCAATAATATTGCTGATCACTGGAAGATCAAGATCCAGCGATCTGGCTTTGTAACAAAGAGCCCTCACATCCTTGGGAAGACATGAACCTCCAAATGCGAAGCCCGGCTTCAGGTACGCAGAAGATATGTTCAGCTTGGTATCCATACAGAATTTTTCCATGACTTCATGCGGGTCCAGATTCAGGCTCTGACAAATCGAACCGACTTCATTGGCAAAAACTATTTTAAGTGCATGCCAGACATTGTCTGTATACTTGATCATTTCAGCTGTTTCCAGATCAACACGCACCATGGGTGCTGCAATGTTTTCATAAAGAAGCATAAGCTGTTCACCTGATGTAGAATCCATTTCTCCTATCACTGTTTTGGGAGGGTTGAAATAATCATGAACAGCACTTCCTTCGCGCAGAAACTCAGGGTTCACGCATACTGCAAAATCTGTCTCTGCCTTTTTGCCTGAAAATTCTTCCAGAACAGGAATAACCACTTTTCTCATGGAACCTGGAAGCATTGTGCTGCGAACTGTAACTACATGGTATTCCTCCTTATTCTTCAAAGCCATGCCTATTTGTCTGCACACGGATTCTATATAACTCAAATCCAGGCTACCGTTAGCCATACTGGGAGTTCCTACACAGATTAAGGACAAATCAGTCTGTTGCACTGCAAGCTCCGCATCCTGAGTAGCGACTATCAGGCGATTGTTTACCCCATCGCTTATTAGTCGTCCAATATCCTTTTCAATAACCGGAGTCTGTCCATTATTAATCATATCAACCTTGACTTTGACAGGATCAACTCCCATTACCTCATGTCCTTCTCTGGCAAGACAACCCGCAGACACTGTTCCTACATAACCTAAGCCAAAAATACTGACTTTCATACTATATCTCCTGTTGTTTGAATTAGTAACTTACTCCTGAAACCCAGTCACAAATAAAAGAAAACTTGAATCGCAAAGGAGCGAAGGACTCAAAGTTCAAGACAATAAAGAAGATATTTTTGAATACCGGGCATCGGTTTTCAAAAAGGCTGCCTTTTCATTTGCCGCCTGCCTTGTTAAACAGACGTAGTCTCCGTCGCAGGCGGGTTTAACTGGGTTCCCAAACAATGAAAAAAAACTCTTTCTTCCTTTGTGCCCTTTGCTTGCCCTGTTAAACAACGCTGAAATTGCTCCTGTGCAGCAGGGTTTGTCTAAGCGTTTTGAGCTTGCCCGGCCTGCCCCGTAAAACCGGGGTCCCCCCTGGGGTGTTTTACTGGGGTTGAATAGAGCTTCGGTCTACGGCAAAGCCGTATTCAACTGGCTAAATCTTGGAACGGGCGGTTAAAATATCTTTTCTGGGTTGTGTGCACAGCCCGCATTAGCTGCCACTTGCAAATAGTATGCAACGTAAGCTTTTTTTTAACCTTTCAGGAAAAATCATCTGCTGTATTTTAATAGCCTGCTTAATGCAGGCTCCACTTCGATCCAGAAAATCCCCCTGAAATGACTGCTATTTTCTGCAAAATCTGTAAATAATTTTACCCTTAATAACTTGTCGAATAATTAACTGGCACAGTTCGCCAGGAAATTACTCATTCTGAGCTCCAGTTTTTATGGAATATTGACTGAAAAAAGCGGACTTCTAACAGCTCAAGGCTATTCTGAAAGCTATACAAGTTTACCTGGCTGCCTTGTTCTAAAGTACTACAGCCGGTCATATCCACGACTGTTCCATGAAGTTTATCTCTTGCATGCCGCATTTACTGGTAGTGCTGTTTGAAATCTGTAAGGCACAATATAAACATGGCATTAAAATTTCATAAGAACTTTTGGACAATGGTTCCAATTTGATAATCTTTCTATTTTTTTAATACCTTAAGGAGTTTTTTATGAAAGCAGTCATTTTAGCCGGTGGACTGGGAACCAGGATTTCAGAAGAAACAGCCGTCAAACCCAAACCTATGATGGAGATAGGAGGCATGCCCATCCTATGGCATATCATGAAAATATATTCTGCTCATGGAGTAAATGAATTCATTATTTGCTGCGGGTATAAGGGTGGAGCACTTAAAAATTTTTTTGAAGAATATTTTATAATGCGCTCTGATGTAACCTTTAATCTCAAAAAAAACAGGATGCGCATTCATAGAAACAATATTGAGCCGTGGGTAGTCACCCTTGTGGATACAGGACTAAACACTATGAAGGGAGGAAGAATGCTCAGGATCAAAGATCATCTTGAAGGTGAAACTTTTTTTATGACTTATGGCGATGGTTTAAGCAATGTTAATATCACAGCACTTCTGAAATTTCACAAAGAACAAGATGTTCTTGCCACCCTCACTGCAGTCCAGCCCCCTGGACGTTTTGGCGCATTCAGGCTTGGTGATAAGCAGAATATTATTACTGAATTTAAAGAAAAACCAAATGGAGACGCAGCATGGGTTAATGGAGGTTTTTTTGTACTTGAACCGCAATGCCTGGATTACATTAGCGGAGATGAAACAGACTGGGAAAATGAACCTATGGAAAACCTGGCAAAAGACTCAAACTTAGCCGCATTCAGACATGAAGGCTTCTGGCAGCCCATGGATACTCTTAGAGACAAATACTACCTTGAAAATCTTTGGTCCAAAGGCAATGCTCCCTGGAAGGTATGGTCATGAATCCTGATGATGTCAGTTCGGATGTTTTCTTCTGAACCTAACAGAATATTCTGCAAACTAAAAAGGTAATTAATAGTTACATCAATAAAATATTATGAAAACAACACGCAAAATACTTTTCCTTCTCAACCCCAGAGAACGTCGGCGAGGGACACTGGTGCTTGTCATGGTAATTACCATGTCGATTTTAGAAACAATTGGTGTAGCTTCGATCATGCCATTCCTAAGTGTGCTGGGCAATCCCGATATTGTTCACACCAACCAGTTACTATCCAATGTCTATTATGGCCTGAAGTTTGATTCCGTAGATACTTTCCTCATAATCTTGGGTGCCAGCGCCTTCATGGTAATTATTTTCTCATCCATATTTCGCATTTTAACTCACTACATCATGAATCGCTTCGCTCAAATGCGGCGACATAGCATAGGCAAACGTCTGCTTGAAACTTACTTACGCCAACCTTACTGGTTCTTTCTGGACAGACACAGCGGAGATTTGGCAAAAAATATCCTCTCAGAAGTAGACCAGGTCATCGGCAACATGTTTCAGCCGGGAATGCTGATGCTCGCTTACAGCGTGATTATTCTGGGCATAGTTGGAATGCTTATGTTCATAAGCCCGCTAATGACCACCTTAGTTATCCTGTTCATAGGCGGGATATACCTGATTATCTATCTCTCTGTACGCGGCATATTGGCCAGAAGTGGATTGGACAGAGCCAAAGCCAACCAGGAACGCTTCACAGCTGCCAGCGAAGCCTTGGGCGGGATCAAAGACATTAAGCTTCTGGGCCGTGAGCATGCCTATCTGTCCAGATTTAGCGGGCCATCCATCCGCCAGGCTAAGCATCAAGCCACTAACCTGACAATCAGTAAAGTTCCCAAGTTTGCCATCGAGGCAGTGGCCTTTGGCGGCATAGTCGCCCTGGTTTTGGCGCTCTTAGCTGCTCAGGGCGGGGCGACTGGAGATGCCTTAGGAGAAATTCTCCCCATGCTGGGCCTTTTTGCCTTTGCTGCTTATAAAACCTTGCCTGCAGCCCAGCACATTTTCCAGGGCTTTGCTCAACTGCGTTTCGGCATGGCTGCTTTGGATTCAATATGTGATGATCTTTATCAGCGAACGGCCTTGGTCGAGATATATAAAAAGGCTCCCCAGCCCCTGATCCCCTTGGATAAAATTATTCTCAGGGAGCTTACTTACACCTATCCCAATGCAGCCAAGCCTGCACTGAAAGACATTAACTTAACTATCCCTGCTGGTACATCAGTGGGCCTGGTCGGTTCCACAGGAGCAGGCAAAACCACTTTGGTGGATGTTCTGCTGGGACTTCTCAAGCCCCAGCAGGGCGAGTTATACGTCGATAATAATCCAATATTTGGAAACGAACATGCAAAACTCAAGCGCCAGGTCTTCATGCCCTGTGACTGCTCCAAGAAGCAGCACAGAAGGGCCCTTTTGACAGACAGGGGTTTCACCGAGTCTGCACACTCTAAGCTTAGATCCTGGCAACAGGCCCTTGGGTACGTTCCCCAGAATATCTTTCTGACTGACACTTCAATAGCTGAAAATATCGCCTTGGGCATAGCACAGGAAAACTTAGACATGGATCAGGTAAAAAAATGCGCACGCTTGGCCCAGGTGCACGATTTCATAATTAATGAACTATCTTGCGGATATGATACTCTGGTGGGTGAACGCGGAATACGTCTTTCTGGCGGACAACGCCAGCGCATAGGCATCGCACGCGCCCTGTACCACGACCCTCAGGTGCTGGTATTCGACGAAGCGACTTCCGCCCTGGATACTGTTACTGAGCGAGCAGTAATGCAGGCCATCGAACATATGCAGGGGACGCGGACCATCATTATTATAGCCCACCGCATGAGCACAGTTAAAAACTGCGATCAAATCTGTGTCCTGGAACATGGTAGCCTGGCTGCCCAGGGAACATATTGGCATCTGCTCAATAATAGTAATGACTTTCAAAAAATGGTAGCAGTAAACCAATAGGTGTTTCAACAAATGATATATAAGCCCTATATTAAGCAAATAAACGATAAAGAACAGGGAGCATTAAGCGTTTCTGAAAGCTTTAAAGTTGAGCTGTATGTCATAGCTATTTTGGGGTTAAAACCAGAATGTGACAGCTTGGCACCGCTCCCTGCCCGGAGGCATAAAACCCCGAGGGGGACTGTCACTTGCTTCCGAACAGTCCACAATTGACTTTTAGAAATGCGCAATGCTCCCAAAGAACAACCTGGAACTTAAACAATGGAATCACAATAACAGGCTGTACAGGGTTGGGAGCTGAAGTTACTGTTTAAGTAATAAAAATATAATCATAACATAATGACCATTTATAAATCAAGAAAGGATGACCATAACCATTGAAAAATTGTGGTAGTGGAAGTCGCGCTTTGGGCATTATTTAGGCTTAGGCACCTGATGGATAAACTTTGAACAGATGCACACTTCAAAGGAAAAGTAATGAATACAACTAATGCATACCTGAAAAAAATGAAAATAGCAAAATATTTACAAAAAATTTTTCTATTATTAAAAACAGGAAGCACAATTAAATTTGCTAACAAACCAATAAATCTAACTATAAAAAAACCAATAAATCTGGCCAATTCCGAAAGAATCTTTATCGGAGATAATGTAAATTTTGGACGAGGATGCACACTTTACGCAATAACAAATTATCCAACTCAAAAAATGAGTTCATCTAAATATAAACAAAAAATACAGATATTTAATCCCCTGCTAAAAATTGGCAACAACGTTACAGCGACAAGCAATGTGATGATTTCAGCAGTGAAAGAGATAATTATTGAGGATGATGTTATGCTCGCATCTAATATTTTTATTGGTGACCATCAGCATGGATATGATAATCCATATATACCATATAAATACCAACCAATATTCAGGATTGAACCAATAAAAATAAAAAAAGGGTGCTGGATCGGAAATAATTGTATTATTATGCCTGGCGTTACGATTGGAAAATACTCAATAATTGGTGCTAACAGTGTTGTAACTTATAGTATACCTGATCAATCTATAGCCTATGGCAGTCCTGCAAAAGTGATAAAGCGATGGGACGAGATGAAAAAAAAATGGATGGTGAAATAAGATGCTCAGTGATAAACCATTAGTCAGTATATTTACACCAGCATATAATTCAGAAAAATATATCTCTGAATGCATAGAAAGCGTTCTGATGCAAACATATGAAAACTGGGAATATACAATTGTCGATAATTGCAGCACTGATAATACTAAAAAAATAATCACAGAATATGTAAAAAAGGATAACAGGATTAAATTATATTCAAATAAATATTTTTTACCACAAATAAAAAACTGGAATAATGGATTAAAAAAAATAAATTTAGATAGCAAGTACTGTAAGGTTTTACATGCAGATGACTGGCTTTTCCCTGAATGTATAGAAATGATGGTAAAGGTTGGCGAAGGCAATACCAATGTTGGAATCATTAGTGCATATCGACTTGAAGAAGACAGAGTCACACTTAAAGGGTTAAGATACGACACAAATGTATTCAAAGGGCATGAAATATGCAGAAAACATTTACTCTCTGAAATTTTTGTTTTTGGTTCACCAACTGCGTTACTGATAAGAACAGATATAATAAAAAAATACAATTGCTTATACGATGAGGATGAAGTTCATGCTGATACATTTGCATGCTTAAAGATTCTTAAGGAATGGGACTTTGGTTTTGTACATCAGGTACTTACTTACACCAGAAGACATAACGAATCTGTTAGCAGTCATGTAAATCTATTTGATACAAAAGTCCTTGAAAGAATCAGAGCACTTGAAAAATTTGGTCAGTATTACCTAAGACCAAATGTACTGCAATATCATAAAACTAAAAGGTTACGAGGCTACCATAGGCTTCTGGCTAGAAGATTTTTTGAGTTAAGACCTCTTGATTATTGGAAATACCACCACAATGAACTTAACAGTATAGGATTAAGAGTTAACTGGGCTTTTGTGGGTATGTTAATCGCATTGCAGATATTTAGACCTATAGACACTTTTCCGCACATACGCAAAGGATGTGATAAAATATATCTCAAGCTCAAAAAAACAATAAAACCAAGAGTGTGGCATTAATACAATAATAAAAAATGGTAAAAATATAATACTATGTCAAACAACAATTTAGTTTCATGTATTATCACTACATATAATAGGTCAAACATTGTAATGGATGCTATAGAAAGCATCCTATGGCAAACCTATAAAAACTGGGAACTACTTATTGTAGATGACCAATCAACTGACAATACATGGGAAGTTATCAGGAAATATGAAAATAAAGACAGTCGCGTGCGATGTCTTAAAAATCCTAACAAAGGTGCCAACTTTGCTCGCAATTTAGGCATTGCCAATGCTGCGGGAAAGTACATTGCCTTTCTTGATGATGACGATATAAGCATGCAACATAGATTTGAGAGTCAGTATAATGCTATGCGCAATAGTGGTGCAAGATTCATTGTATCTTGGTATGAAATCAGGGACAGATCAAACGGAAAATTAATAAAAGTTGATAAGAAGGTACATAAAAGCTCAGAAGTAGGTTTTCCAAGCCGCTGGATGATTGAAAAGAGTTTACTTGAAGAAGTTGGGGGATTTAACCCAATAATGGTAGCAATGCAGGAAATCGAGTTGAGTTTTCGTTTGGCTCAAAAATATACTTTTGCCCATCATCATGAAGTTGTCTCTGTTATATATAACACTCCGGATTCTACTAGCAGCAACGATAAAGCAATTTTTGGAAAACTGCAATTACTGGATGAAGT
Above is a genomic segment from Desulfonatronovibrio magnus containing:
- a CDS encoding nucleotide sugar dehydrogenase, encoding MKVSIFGLGYVGTVSAGCLAREGHEVMGVDPVKVKVDMINNGQTPVIEKDIGRLISDGVNNRLIVATQDAELAVQQTDLSLICVGTPSMANGSLDLSYIESVCRQIGMALKNKEEYHVVTVRSTMLPGSMRKVVIPVLEEFSGKKAETDFAVCVNPEFLREGSAVHDYFNPPKTVIGEMDSTSGEQLMLLYENIAAPMVRVDLETAEMIKYTDNVWHALKIVFANEVGSICQSLNLDPHEVMEKFCMDTKLNISSAYLKPGFAFGGSCLPKDVRALCYKARSLDLDLPVISNIIASNKALVDRKLNDILALGQKRVGILGFSFKTGTDDLRESPVVEIIERLIGKGFSIKLYDKNVNIASLMGANRDYILNKIPHISRLMVTTISGVLDHAQVVVLGNNDPDFSQVPEMLSIDQVLIDLSGAAVAGSPDWGNVKHHVPMLSHAQDVQLQSL
- a CDS encoding glycosyltransferase family 2 protein produces the protein MSNNNLVSCIITTYNRSNIVMDAIESILWQTYKNWELLIVDDQSTDNTWEVIRKYENKDSRVRCLKNPNKGANFARNLGIANAAGKYIAFLDDDDISMQHRFESQYNAMRNSGARFIVSWYEIRDRSNGKLIKVDKKVHKSSEVGFPSRWMIEKSLLEEVGGFNPIMVAMQEIELSFRLAQKYTFAHHHEVVSVIYNTPDSTSSNDKAIFGKLQLLDEVGSFMLPVERANWNLLIALDFYKKGNIKNAKKHFKHAAHLNSNIVTNVIYYYFLIINHSKSILFKKLNCKIIKYLNQIFTPYSVNHNIV
- a CDS encoding glycosyltransferase family 2 protein, which produces MLSDKPLVSIFTPAYNSEKYISECIESVLMQTYENWEYTIVDNCSTDNTKKIITEYVKKDNRIKLYSNKYFLPQIKNWNNGLKKINLDSKYCKVLHADDWLFPECIEMMVKVGEGNTNVGIISAYRLEEDRVTLKGLRYDTNVFKGHEICRKHLLSEIFVFGSPTALLIRTDIIKKYNCLYDEDEVHADTFACLKILKEWDFGFVHQVLTYTRRHNESVSSHVNLFDTKVLERIRALEKFGQYYLRPNVLQYHKTKRLRGYHRLLARRFFELRPLDYWKYHHNELNSIGLRVNWAFVGMLIALQIFRPIDTFPHIRKGCDKIYLKLKKTIKPRVWH
- the rfbF gene encoding glucose-1-phosphate cytidylyltransferase, with amino-acid sequence MKAVILAGGLGTRISEETAVKPKPMMEIGGMPILWHIMKIYSAHGVNEFIICCGYKGGALKNFFEEYFIMRSDVTFNLKKNRMRIHRNNIEPWVVTLVDTGLNTMKGGRMLRIKDHLEGETFFMTYGDGLSNVNITALLKFHKEQDVLATLTAVQPPGRFGAFRLGDKQNIITEFKEKPNGDAAWVNGGFFVLEPQCLDYISGDETDWENEPMENLAKDSNLAAFRHEGFWQPMDTLRDKYYLENLWSKGNAPWKVWS
- a CDS encoding glycosyltransferase family 4 protein encodes the protein MSTKNHKKKSVLIIVENLPLPFDRRVWQECLSLRQAGYQVCAICPKGRGYEKSYEELSGIHIYRHPIVLEGKGITGYLLEYSSALFWEFILAARIWKKHGFEVIQACNPPDLIFLIAIIYKYLLGKKFIFDHHDINPELYLAKFGRKDLLYRLMILLEKMTFSAADYSIATNESYKKIAIERGGMDGDRVFVVRSGPSLERFKPVPPNPAWKNGREYMVGYVGVMGCQEGLDHLLEAVGIVIQQKKRTDIQFVLVGGGTELEKLKMLCADMGFNDYVTFTGRVPDHVLAEVLCTADVCVNPDIANEMNDKSTMNKIMEYMALGKPIVQYDLTEGRRTALDASLYARPNDIVDFAAKITSLLSNPELRKRMGNFGINRVREELHWGIESVKYLEVYKLVLQVEKSDSIYKHHTLVDQG
- a CDS encoding diguanylate cyclase domain-containing protein; protein product: MKTSAGLKSKSTKKRIPPELTVSHKPAILKSTQFILDKMGIGVLLLDDREKTVFINQAFYDIFGFSRNIREYQSVSPLYELHPLGQIFASFKKDPDDQYIEAVPVKTKTGRIVHVSGFIRHITKGKKHMGTICAFMNISSLIDNKIYQSDYTLQMEMDIAKRTSNLSRTNEMLRNEIRKQLEHEQELMQALQRFESIFQETMKGLGRFTPDGVLVEANKALAVMLGYESAQDLKEAVNRQNMRIFLDEQDWNRISRQLVSEDKIIRTEMQISSFNRALFWAEISGLSVKTKRDQLLFEIIFSDISHQKIMETDLYRKATHDSLTGVPNRILWNDRLEQAVKMSRRYTEGFAVLFMDLDGFKSVNDKYGHKCGDLVLIEVVKRILSKIRESDTLARLGGDEFCLLMNNPGSKDDMTMLAQNIIDCMKEKIAINKHCVQVGISIGIFMSKDEQTDPDEIMSLADNAMYMAKKKGGNTYTFV
- a CDS encoding acyltransferase, with the protein product MNTTNAYLKKMKIAKYLQKIFLLLKTGSTIKFANKPINLTIKKPINLANSERIFIGDNVNFGRGCTLYAITNYPTQKMSSSKYKQKIQIFNPLLKIGNNVTATSNVMISAVKEIIIEDDVMLASNIFIGDHQHGYDNPYIPYKYQPIFRIEPIKIKKGCWIGNNCIIMPGVTIGKYSIIGANSVVTYSIPDQSIAYGSPAKVIKRWDEMKKKWMVK
- a CDS encoding ABC transporter ATP-binding protein; amino-acid sequence: MKTTRKILFLLNPRERRRGTLVLVMVITMSILETIGVASIMPFLSVLGNPDIVHTNQLLSNVYYGLKFDSVDTFLIILGASAFMVIIFSSIFRILTHYIMNRFAQMRRHSIGKRLLETYLRQPYWFFLDRHSGDLAKNILSEVDQVIGNMFQPGMLMLAYSVIILGIVGMLMFISPLMTTLVILFIGGIYLIIYLSVRGILARSGLDRAKANQERFTAASEALGGIKDIKLLGREHAYLSRFSGPSIRQAKHQATNLTISKVPKFAIEAVAFGGIVALVLALLAAQGGATGDALGEILPMLGLFAFAAYKTLPAAQHIFQGFAQLRFGMAALDSICDDLYQRTALVEIYKKAPQPLIPLDKIILRELTYTYPNAAKPALKDINLTIPAGTSVGLVGSTGAGKTTLVDVLLGLLKPQQGELYVDNNPIFGNEHAKLKRQVFMPCDCSKKQHRRALLTDRGFTESAHSKLRSWQQALGYVPQNIFLTDTSIAENIALGIAQENLDMDQVKKCARLAQVHDFIINELSCGYDTLVGERGIRLSGGQRQRIGIARALYHDPQVLVFDEATSALDTVTERAVMQAIEHMQGTRTIIIIAHRMSTVKNCDQICVLEHGSLAAQGTYWHLLNNSNDFQKMVAVNQ